A single genomic interval of Dehalogenimonas sp. THU2 harbors:
- the infC gene encoding translation initiation factor IF-3 — protein MVKELRVNDKILGREVRVVGDQGEQLGVMTVAQAKDLARRGNLDLVEVAPTSVPPVCRLMDYGKYRYEQTKKEREAKKGQKLSLLKEIRLRPKIGIHDYESKVRNIRKQLEEGDKVKVTIMFRGREITHSELGIKILKRAAEDLSDIALVEGQPTLLGSRIHLMLVPKPGAKPKSKEGQPENAED, from the coding sequence ATAGTTAAAGAACTCCGGGTTAACGATAAAATCCTGGGCCGCGAGGTTCGGGTGGTCGGGGATCAAGGTGAGCAATTGGGCGTGATGACCGTCGCCCAGGCCAAAGACCTTGCCCGGCGCGGCAACCTCGATTTAGTGGAAGTTGCGCCTACTTCGGTACCGCCGGTCTGCCGGCTTATGGACTACGGCAAATACCGTTATGAGCAAACCAAGAAGGAACGTGAGGCCAAGAAAGGCCAGAAACTTTCGCTTCTGAAAGAGATCCGGCTTCGCCCCAAGATCGGTATTCATGATTATGAATCCAAGGTGCGCAACATCCGGAAGCAGCTTGAAGAAGGCGATAAGGTCAAGGTGACCATCATGTTCCGTGGGCGGGAGATCACTCACTCGGAGTTAGGAATTAAAATACTCAAACGTGCTGCTGAGGACCTGTCGGATATCGCTCTCGTTGAAGGTCAACCGACACTCCTGGGCTCGCGAATCCATCTTATGCTGGTTCCCAAACCTGGTGCTAAACCTAAATCAAAGGAAGGACAACCCGAGAATGCCGAAGATTAA
- the rpmI gene encoding 50S ribosomal protein L35 gives MPKIKTHKGAQNRFKFTGTGKLMRVKGPKSHLRRNKAPRVRSQFDEMIPVAKADVKRLTRLVPYGT, from the coding sequence ATGCCGAAGATTAAAACTCATAAAGGCGCCCAGAACCGGTTCAAGTTCACCGGAACCGGTAAGCTGATGCGCGTTAAAGGCCCCAAGAGTCATCTGCGCCGTAATAAAGCTCCCCGCGTTCGCAGTCAATTCGATGAGATGATTCCGGTCGCCAAAGCAGACGTCAAACGTCTCACCCGCCTCGTTCCCTACGGTACCTAA
- the rplT gene encoding 50S ribosomal protein L20, whose protein sequence is MTRIKGGVATKKRHKATLELTKGHRGQRNHNFRRAKESLTHALAYAHAHRRDRKGDFRRLWIARINAAARLNGMTYSAFIAGLAKSGVELNRKVMADMAITDPAAFAGLVKTAQG, encoded by the coding sequence ATGACACGCATTAAAGGTGGGGTCGCCACCAAAAAACGACATAAAGCAACACTTGAATTAACCAAAGGTCATCGCGGCCAGCGGAATCACAACTTCCGCCGTGCCAAGGAAAGCCTGACCCACGCCCTGGCTTACGCCCACGCCCACCGCCGGGACCGAAAGGGTGATTTCCGCCGCTTATGGATCGCCCGCATCAATGCCGCGGCCCGCTTGAACGGCATGACCTACAGCGCGTTCATAGCCGGCCTGGCCAAGTCCGGTGTTGAGCTTAACCGCAAGGTGATGGCTGACATGGCTATCACTGATCCCGCCGCTTTCGCTGGCCTGGTCAAGACCGCACAAGGCTAA